A single window of Anaerocolumna chitinilytica DNA harbors:
- a CDS encoding YlmH/Sll1252 family protein, translating to MNTEKDEQLFKKRLLELARTAYNKNINTYTDFLTLNEISIFYSTKPELPDVKYELFGGFDGAERRILCFCGDSSVKAFSDYIACLKITPLNKKYSDDFSHRDFLGSIMNLGTTRGKIGDILVKDKEGYIYCESKLSYYLAENLEKIKHTNVRCEVIAGDAPALTPEFKEIKGSVASPRLDAVIALAFQSSRSSILSLISGGKVFVDGRLVESNSYQLKENETVSVRGYGKFIYNGLENQTKKGRYYVSLSKYI from the coding sequence ATGAACACAGAAAAAGACGAACAGCTTTTCAAAAAAAGGCTTCTTGAGTTGGCAAGAACTGCCTATAACAAAAATATTAATACATATACTGATTTTTTAACCTTAAATGAAATCAGTATTTTTTACAGTACAAAACCGGAACTACCGGATGTAAAATATGAGCTTTTCGGCGGTTTTGATGGAGCTGAAAGGAGAATCCTATGCTTTTGCGGAGATTCCTCCGTAAAAGCTTTTTCAGATTATATTGCTTGTTTAAAAATAACACCATTAAATAAGAAATACAGTGATGATTTTAGTCATAGAGATTTTTTGGGCTCCATTATGAACCTTGGAACCACTCGTGGTAAGATAGGTGATATTTTAGTAAAAGATAAAGAAGGTTATATTTATTGTGAATCCAAGCTAAGTTATTACCTCGCTGAAAATCTTGAGAAAATCAAACATACAAATGTCCGATGCGAGGTGATTGCAGGAGATGCGCCAGCTCTTACACCGGAATTTAAAGAGATAAAAGGGAGTGTAGCATCCCCGAGACTGGATGCTGTAATTGCACTGGCATTTCAATCCTCCAGAAGCAGCATTCTTTCTTTGATTTCAGGAGGAAAAGTCTTTGTAGACGGAAGGCTGGTAGAAAGCAACAGCTATCAGCTAAAAGAAAACGAAACAGTCTCAGTCAGAGGATATGGGAAATTCATTTATAATGGACTTGAAA
- a CDS encoding YggT family protein gives MAQIIYTTFYIFFMILQLVLLLYMFSSWFNGGERIKNLLALLMEPILTPVRFLLKYSIFSNPAADLSPLIGFVIILFLQNFFEHLLQ, from the coding sequence ATGGCTCAAATTATATACACAACATTTTATATATTTTTTATGATATTGCAGTTGGTTCTATTATTATATATGTTCTCTTCCTGGTTTAATGGCGGAGAAAGAATTAAGAACCTGTTAGCACTTCTTATGGAACCAATTCTGACACCTGTGAGATTTTTGCTGAAATATTCAATCTTCAGTAATCCTGCGGCTGATTTGTCGCCTTTAATAGGTTTTGTAATAATTTTGTTTTTACAGAATTTTTTTGAGCATTTGCTGCAATAA
- a CDS encoding cell division protein SepF, with amino-acid sequence MENIFKSILDSLKLTEDDEYDDDYEEEKEYRQAEKIEKKAVRPAYQPAYETDMSSQVVSNVINEARREKQIKVDREKPSQGKVVPIRTSPKGFEVCIMKPATFEDSQEICDMLLSGRAAVINLEGLDVDLAQRIMDFISGSVYSLNGKLHQISSFIFIISPESVDISGDYSDILQSNGFEVPTLNKDF; translated from the coding sequence ATGGAGAATATTTTTAAAAGCATTTTAGATTCACTGAAATTAACAGAAGACGATGAATATGATGACGATTACGAGGAGGAGAAAGAGTATAGGCAAGCCGAGAAGATTGAAAAAAAAGCGGTTAGACCTGCTTATCAGCCTGCTTATGAAACAGACATGTCCTCTCAGGTAGTTAGTAATGTTATAAATGAAGCAAGAAGAGAAAAACAGATTAAAGTTGACAGAGAGAAACCTTCCCAGGGAAAGGTAGTGCCCATCAGGACAAGTCCTAAAGGCTTTGAAGTTTGTATTATGAAGCCTGCAACCTTTGAGGATTCCCAGGAAATCTGTGATATGCTGTTATCCGGAAGAGCTGCTGTTATTAATCTGGAAGGCCTTGATGTTGATCTTGCACAAAGGATTATGGATTTTATATCCGGTTCTGTATACTCATTGAATGGCAAGCTGCATCAAATTTCCAGTTTTATCTTTATAATATCACCTGAATCAGTGGATATATCAGGAGATTACTCCGATATACTGCAGAGCAATGGATTTGAAGTACCTACACTAAATAAGGATTTCTAA
- a CDS encoding YggS family pyridoxal phosphate-dependent enzyme: MIKENLKEVETRINAACTRAGRERDEITLIAVSKTKPVSDIETVLGENISVFGENKVQELTEKYELLPKDIRWHLIGHLQTNKVKYIVDKVAMIHSVDSLKLAEQIQKEAEKKGIICNILIEVNMAREESKFGVYEEDVEALILEIAKLPNVHICGLMTIAPNVEEAEKNRKYFRKLRQLNIDIKMKNIDNVTMDELSMGMTGDYEIAIEEGATMVRVGTGIFGERNYRTS, translated from the coding sequence ATTATAAAAGAGAATCTGAAAGAAGTGGAAACTAGAATAAACGCAGCGTGTACCCGGGCTGGCAGGGAAAGGGATGAAATTACGTTGATTGCTGTAAGTAAGACAAAGCCGGTTTCTGATATTGAAACTGTTCTAGGAGAAAACATTTCCGTATTTGGCGAGAATAAAGTACAGGAGTTAACAGAAAAATATGAATTACTGCCGAAGGATATCCGCTGGCATTTGATTGGACATCTCCAAACCAATAAAGTAAAATATATTGTGGATAAGGTAGCCATGATTCACTCGGTTGATTCCTTGAAGCTTGCAGAGCAAATACAAAAAGAAGCCGAGAAGAAAGGGATTATCTGTAATATCTTAATCGAAGTAAATATGGCCAGAGAAGAAAGCAAGTTCGGGGTATATGAAGAGGATGTAGAAGCTCTCATATTGGAAATAGCAAAGCTTCCCAATGTGCATATATGTGGTTTGATGACAATTGCTCCAAATGTTGAAGAAGCCGAGAAAAATAGAAAGTATTTTAGAAAATTGCGACAATTAAATATTGACATAAAAATGAAAAACATTGATAATGTTACTATGGATGAGCTTTCTATGGGCATGACGGGAGATTATGAGATAGCCATTGAAGAAGGCGCAACGATGGTTCGTGTGGGAACCGGGATATTTGGGGAACGTAATTATAGGACAAGCTAG
- a CDS encoding HlyD family efflux transporter periplasmic adaptor subunit, whose protein sequence is MGSRNNVRKFRKARSINIGVIIFFIVFVYVLINIYLYFTKDHLTIYEVKEGTTAEDFVLDGIAFRDEKVINTDTAGYINYYHREGERVAKNSVVYSVDGGNEYSEVLAADDSGKSISVDDAQSIKNNITDFQKDYNDGNFTYVYQLKEELANSSMQIYNDSMLTNLRTLLEDKTASLKVAKTDTSGVIVYYTDGYEDMGADSATAKDFDKTIYKKTQLRTNKMQKRGNPVYKIVTDDNWSIVYLLTKEQYEKIQDNETITIIFTADDLKQTVPVKVYQKGNDYFAKVTLDKYMARYINQRFLSTEIVINSAEGLKIPVSAITEKKFYKVPKSYLTHGGDSDKEGLIRIDSSSTDNGDKTTYEFIAVDYYEDGDYIYVDSNLFKNRDVIKGQSDSDTFMLEKTKKFKGVYNVNKGYAVFRPVEILYENEEYCIVKKNTPNGLSVFDHIALDSRTATEQSIIY, encoded by the coding sequence TTGGGCTCTCGTAACAATGTAAGGAAATTCAGAAAAGCCAGAAGCATAAACATTGGAGTTATCATTTTTTTCATTGTTTTTGTTTACGTGCTTATAAATATATATCTGTATTTTACAAAAGATCATCTTACTATCTATGAAGTGAAAGAAGGTACGACAGCAGAGGATTTTGTACTTGATGGAATCGCCTTTCGGGATGAGAAGGTTATCAACACAGATACAGCAGGTTATATTAACTATTATCATAGAGAAGGCGAGCGTGTAGCTAAAAATTCAGTAGTGTATTCTGTAGATGGCGGTAATGAATATTCTGAAGTACTTGCTGCTGATGACAGCGGTAAGTCTATATCCGTTGATGATGCACAGAGCATTAAGAATAATATTACCGATTTTCAAAAAGATTATAACGATGGAAATTTTACCTATGTATATCAATTAAAAGAAGAATTGGCTAATTCTTCAATGCAGATCTATAACGACAGTATGCTGACTAATTTAAGAACACTCTTAGAAGATAAAACGGCTTCTTTAAAAGTAGCGAAGACGGATACTAGCGGTGTAATCGTATATTATACAGATGGATATGAAGATATGGGTGCTGATTCTGCCACAGCGAAGGATTTCGACAAGACTATTTATAAGAAAACGCAGCTTCGTACAAACAAAATGCAGAAGAGAGGCAATCCGGTATATAAAATAGTAACAGATGATAATTGGAGTATTGTATATTTATTGACGAAAGAACAGTATGAAAAAATACAGGACAATGAAACTATTACAATAATTTTTACTGCAGATGATTTGAAGCAAACGGTACCCGTTAAAGTATATCAAAAGGGTAATGATTATTTTGCAAAAGTGACATTGGACAAGTATATGGCTCGTTATATTAATCAGCGTTTTCTATCTACAGAGATTGTTATTAATTCGGCAGAAGGGCTGAAGATACCTGTAAGTGCTATAACGGAAAAGAAATTTTACAAGGTACCGAAATCTTACCTTACTCATGGTGGTGACTCAGACAAAGAAGGATTAATTCGAATTGATTCTTCTTCCACGGATAACGGTGATAAAACCACTTATGAGTTTATAGCTGTTGACTATTATGAAGATGGTGATTATATCTATGTTGATTCAAATTTGTTTAAAAACAGAGATGTGATTAAAGGTCAGAGTGACAGCGATACCTTCATGCTTGAGAAAACAAAAAAATTTAAAGGCGTTTATAATGTTAACAAAGGATATGCAGTGTTTCGTCCTGTTGAGATTCTTTATGAAAATGAAGAGTATTGTATTGTAAAAAAGAATACCCCAAATGGGTTATCCGTATTTGATCATATTGCTTTAGATAGTAGAACAGCAACAGAACAGTCTATTATATACTAA
- a CDS encoding DUF378 domain-containing protein, whose product MKTLDYIALTLVIIGAINWGLIGFLGFDLVRVIFGDMTVMSRIIYALVGIAGLYALSYFGRLRSE is encoded by the coding sequence GTGAAAACATTAGATTATATTGCATTGACACTTGTCATCATCGGCGCCATTAACTGGGGACTCATCGGCTTCTTGGGATTTGACCTTGTCAGAGTTATTTTTGGTGATATGACAGTGATGTCTAGAATCATTTATGCTCTAGTAGGTATTGCAGGCTTATATGCCCTTAGTTATTTTGGAAGACTTCGCAGCGAATAA
- a CDS encoding twitching motility protein PilT, with the protein MIQIIAGEKGKGKTKILLEKANLAAREVKGNIIYLDKNNKHMYELSNRIRLINVKDYCIENSSEFIGFICGLVSQDHDLEAVFLDSFLTIAFIEGELLAPTLTKLDKISKEYNVDFIISISMSEHAFPEMIRENIAVAL; encoded by the coding sequence ATGATACAGATAATTGCAGGCGAAAAAGGCAAAGGCAAAACCAAGATACTTCTGGAAAAGGCCAATCTGGCAGCACGAGAAGTAAAGGGCAATATTATTTATCTGGATAAAAATAATAAGCACATGTATGAACTCAGCAACCGGATACGGCTTATTAATGTGAAGGATTACTGTATTGAAAATTCCAGTGAATTTATTGGTTTTATATGCGGACTGGTATCTCAGGATCATGATCTTGAAGCTGTTTTTTTAGACAGTTTTCTGACTATCGCCTTCATTGAAGGAGAATTGTTAGCTCCCACCTTAACGAAATTAGATAAGATATCAAAGGAATATAACGTAGATTTTATCATAAGCATCTCTATGTCAGAGCATGCGTTTCCGGAAATGATACGTGAAAATATAGCTGTTGCTTTATAA
- a CDS encoding D-alanyl-D-alanine carboxypeptidase family protein, with protein MREDNSMKKKLFCLLLSVTLLTGCRSQDDLSLPFTNSDGLNLTANNSEAAPEFFAADLAVVPDELNHMADPEITAEASLVVNDTDNKIIYANNVYERLYPASLTKLITALVVLEKADLNDTVTISYNASHITESGAKLCGFKEGDTIKLEDLLTAFLVYSGNDAGVAIAEHVGGTIGEFAKMMNKAAEAAGAVHSNFVNPHGLHDDNHYTTAYDLYLIFHQLVTYDKFLSIINNSEYTVTYKDAGGSPVTKTFATTNRYLKGTEESPEGITVIGGKTGTTSKAGNCLILYSKDKNNKDYISLILKADNSDSLFSQMTDLLKMIK; from the coding sequence ATGATTTGTCACTGCCCTTTACTAACAGTGATGGGTTGAATCTGACAGCTAATAACAGTGAAGCAGCTCCTGAATTCTTTGCAGCTGACTTGGCTGTTGTACCGGACGAGCTTAACCATATGGCTGACCCGGAAATTACGGCAGAAGCATCATTAGTTGTAAATGATACGGATAATAAGATAATTTATGCCAATAATGTATATGAGAGGTTGTATCCGGCTAGTTTAACCAAGCTGATAACAGCATTGGTGGTATTAGAAAAAGCTGATTTAAACGATACTGTTACCATTAGTTATAATGCATCTCATATTACAGAAAGCGGAGCGAAGCTTTGCGGTTTCAAAGAAGGCGATACCATCAAATTAGAGGATTTACTTACCGCCTTTTTGGTATACTCCGGAAATGATGCCGGAGTTGCAATTGCTGAGCATGTAGGAGGAACCATCGGAGAGTTTGCTAAGATGATGAATAAGGCAGCAGAAGCTGCAGGAGCTGTACATTCTAATTTTGTAAATCCTCATGGCTTACATGATGATAATCATTATACCACCGCCTATGATTTATATTTGATATTCCATCAATTGGTCACATATGATAAATTTCTTTCTATTATTAATAATTCGGAATATACTGTAACATATAAAGATGCAGGAGGAAGCCCGGTAACGAAAACCTTCGCCACCACCAACCGCTATCTGAAAGGAACAGAAGAATCTCCTGAAGGTATCACGGTTATTGGAGGTAAGACAGGAACAACCAGTAAAGCTGGGAACTGCCTTATATTATACAGTAAAGATAAAAATAACAAAGACTATATCTCCCTTATATTAAAAGCCGACAACAGTGATAGTCTTTTCTCACAAATGACGGATTTATTGAAGATGATAAAGTAA